ATCGTAAGCCGTAGTGAGCGTTTTATCGGCGTTCAATCTGCCTTCAAGGATAACCACTTGACTTCCGTCAATATCGGTAACGATTTCTTCCGCAACTTTTGCATTTTCCGTGATTTCCGCTTCTTCCTCGTCGCTACCACAACCGACATAAGCGAGTGCTAATCCAACCGTAAAAATGGTCATTAGTAGGAACAGCCAATTCTGATATAAACCCCTTCTTCCTGTAGACGCAGGGGCAGACCCAATATTTAACATTAGCTAACGAAGCTCCTTTTTTTGTTTATTCTTGTGCCTAACCGATCCCACCACCAGGCAATGGTAGTAGCGATTCAACGATGTACATCGCTATTAATTTTTCCCTCGCTATTATAAGGATACCCGTAAATTGTTGCGAAAAATTGACAATATTATGATTTTTTTCCACTCTGGAAATGACTATCGGAAGAATGGTTTTCGGTTCGTTCCGCTTCGCTCCATTTTCGGTTGTAGGTACGTTCGCTGCGCTCACTTTAAGTTATTGGTTATAAGTTAAGAGTCCCTCGCTAAATGATAACCTCTGTAAGGGTTGGGAATGTAATACAAGGAACGGATTTAGTCTATTTAAAGACTAAATCCCCCAACCCCTACGACAACCGAAAGGTTTTTCGTAGAAAAACTGCACTGACAACCGATAACTACTTCTCCGATAACTGATAACTATACACTATAAATTGTAGCTGATTCCAAACGAGAACGATCTACCGAGTTTGTACTCAAGATAGGTTGCGTCTCCTATCTTGTAATGAACGTAGGGGTCAAGCAGGTTTTTCGCCGAAACGCTGAATTTGAAATAATTTGCGACCGTCCGACTAAAACTCACATCGAGTTGTCCACGGGGTTGCTCATACACATCTGGCACGCCGTGGTTACCCACTTCAGAGAGCCTACGTCCGAAAATGTTATACGCAATCGCACTGGAGATACCCCAGTTGGGGTCTTCAAAACCGATGGAGACATTAACGATGTAGGGACACTGTCCCTGTAACGGACGTTCGGAAGAGGTTTGAATGCCGACATCTTCGGGTAAGACCACTTGTGAGGAGATCAGGGCGGCGTTTGTGTTAATCGAGAATTTACGCAGTGTTTCTGTGAGAACGCCTAAATTCTGACGGGCTTCTAACTCCAAGCCGTAGTTGTTGGCGCCTTCAGCGTTTTCATAGGTAATCCGGACTTCCGCCTGCGGTTGAACGATCTGCTCAATCGGTTTTTGGAACCGCTTATAGAACGCACTGACCGCCAAAATGCCGCCGATCTGTGGAAAAGTTTCCCAACGGAAATCGAAGTTGTTGATCTGCGTCCGCTCCAAATCCGGGTTGCCGAGAATCGTTCTACCGCCAACGAAATCCGTAAACTCAAAGGGGGCGAGTTCTCGGAAATCCGGGCGCGTAATTGTTCGAGAGGCGGCGAGACGCAGATTCATCCGCTCTGTGAGACGATACGTTACGTTCAGACCCGGCAACCAATCTAGTGTTTCCAAATTCGCTTCGATCTCCTTTCGAGAAGCAGCGAACGGGTCGTAAGTGGTAACCGTTTGATCCGAAGACTCCAATCTGACCCCGGTCATGACCTGCCATTTTGCGGTAATCGGTAGATCCAGCATCAGATAACTTGCGTAGATGTTGTGGTCTGCAAGATAGTTATCCGTGGAGCGTGTGGACTCTCGCAACTCAAAAATGCGCGGTGCTATGTTTTGGATTTGGAAAAGGATTTCGGGTGGATCGGATAGATTGACGGTTGCGTCTACTCGGTCAGCAGGTAGGAATCTAAATCTACGCACATCAAACGTCCGGGACCTGTCTCGTAAAAGTCCTCCGAATTTGAAGACACCTTCGGCACCGAGTGGAATTTTCCAATCAAGGCGTGCGTTGTATTCATCGTCCTCAAGATCGAAGAAGAACCTGCTACCGCTATGTGTAACATCTCGGAATGTGTATGTTCCATTGCCTCTGTCTTCATAGATATTCTCACGTGTGTCCGGCTCATCGCGCGAGGCGCGTGAATAGGTGAGCCGCCACTCCATAAAAACATCGGGTCGCTCTGGATCTTCTAATACCGGTTCTCCGAAGTTAAAGTCGTGCGTTCCTGCGAGTTGTCCAGAGAAGAGTTGGCGTTCGACATAACGGAGCCGTGTGCTTCGCATATCGGTATTCCTATCGGCGTTGAACCCTTCCCAGGTCCGAGTCTCATCTTCGGCGGTATGTGTGAAAAGTGTTCTGATGCTGAGTCGATGTTGTGGAGAGAAACGAAGGCTGGCATTTAGGACGCTCCCCCAATCCACTTCGTTGCCACTGCGTTCAACGTTGTATGAGGTTACAGGCGAAAGCGTCTCGTTTAAACCGATACGGAAAGCATTGCGGACTTGCGTGCCGTAACTGTGGCTGTTGCCGTAAGAGATGACACCTAAGTAGCCGAACTCTTTACCGAGAACCTTGTTCCTGTTCCCAAGGCTGAATTTATAGCCTTGATTGATGGGGACCTGTCGTCGTTCTGGTGACCAGACGTTGGAGAAGGATTGCCCGAACTCCTGAATTTCTTGGGGGGTGAATCCTAACGGTGTAAAGCGCCCACGTTCCCGAATCGGTAGGTCGGCTGCCTGATCTTCGACAATGCTCGGTAACGCACGCGAGCCATCATCGAACCCTAAAAAGTCGAATCCGCCGCCCGGATACGTCAAGCCGTCTTCTCCTGTCGCCTGTGTGTTGAAACCGCTGGACATCGATAGGGACATCGTCAATTCTTCTGGAAAGTCTTTGGTAAACACTTGGACGGAGCCACCCGCAAACCCCCCGGGTTGGTCGGGTGAGAACGTCTTGACGGTCTGGAGGCTTGCGAGGAGGCTTGCCGGAAAGATGTCCATCGGTACAACTCGCCGGTTCGGCTCCGGACTGGGGATCTCAACGTTATTAAGGAGGGTGTTACTGTAGCGTTCTCCGAGTCCACGGACAAACACGTAACGGCCACCGACAATGCTGACGCCTGTCACCCGTTTAATAGCCTCACCGGCGGATGAGGCAGGGAGTCGGCTAATCTCCTCTGTGCTGATACTATCTTCAATGCGTGAGCTACGCATCCGTTTTTCGAGGAGCCCCCGTTCACTGGATTGGCTCAGTCGGACGGGTAACTTGATTGCATCGAGTTTTACCACTTGTGCAGTCAGTTTGATATGAAAGGGGACGGGTACCTCTCCTGTGCTTACCTGAAAATCGGTAATAACAAAAGTGTTATAAAACGGCGCGCTTGCATGAATCTTATAAGTGCCACTCGGCAATTCCAGCGAAAATGCACCGGTTTCATTCGTTTTGACCCGAATCTGTGTGTCGACGACCCGAATGGATACCTCTGCTATCGGCATTTCAGTGTCGTTGTCTACGACGGTCCCTGTTATCTTGACTGTCTGTTGTGTTTCGTGGTTATCGGCATCCGCTTCTCCGATTACAAGTCCTATGCTAAGCACCAAAAGCAACAAGTTTCCGATGCGAAACCATTCCCTGAAGGGTGGAACTGGCAAGCCCATGTTAAGAAATTCTCTCCTTTGGTTCTATTCTCCCTTTCGGCAGGCTTAAAATCCTTTCGTGGTTGTGTAAGGCGGCTTCCTATACGCGCAGGGGCGGATTAAGAGTCCGTCCTTCCTATAAATCTTTTATAGAATGCGCGAATGGTGCTCTGTTAACGTTTCTGTTCTCAACGCGATTCCAATGGTGAAAAAATTATAATCCCCAAATGCAACAAAAATGTGATATTTTTTTGTTAAAAAATAGAAAAATAATCTATGGACGTTTTCGATTTTCAGTTATCGGTTACAATACAAGAGGACTTTGCGAAACGAAAACCTCTTACCTGAAAACTGAAAGGTTTTTCGCAGACGGGGAAGCCCACATGGGAGACCTCATACCCGGGGAATGCCATAAGGCATTCATACCGTTGATTCTGATTCACCGTACTCACTACTGATAGCTGTTTGGCTTTTGGCTTGATATTTTCGGCTATAAGTCCTATAATAATTAGGGATATGCTATTCGTGTTGTATGGAAGGTAGATTCGATGTTAAGCGAGTTGCTTCGGAAAAGCATTCATTTGTCAGGATTTATCCTGCCGGTTATCTATCTGTTTTTGGATCAACGGACGATGTTAATCCTCATCGGGGGGCTGACTGGATTTGCCCTTGCCGTGGAATTGATGAAGTGGCTCTCCCCGAGTTTCGGCGAGTTCTTTTTCCAAATTTTCGCTTCCCTCCTCCGCACGCACGAGCGCAAAGGTGCAATGACAGGTGCGACCTACTATCTCATCAGTGCTTTTTTATGTATCTTCTTTTTCACCAAGACGCTTGCCATTGTGTGCATTTTCTTCATGATATTGGGCGATCTGGCAGCGGCGTTGGTGGGTAAAAAGTGGGGCAGGACGAAACTCTTGGGCAAGAAGAGTTTAGAGGGCAGTGCCGCCTGTTTCGTTGTTTGTGCTTTAATCGCTTTGGTGAAATTAAATCCTGTTATCGCAATCATTGGTGCCTTGGTCGCTACAATCGTGGAACTCATTCCTTTGCCGATCGACGATAACCTCACGGTGCCGCTCGTTTCAGGCGCAGTGATGCACTTTCTGATGCAAGGTTTTTTCTAATTTTCCTTGATGGCGTGCAAGCAACGTTAAAAAATTGTAGCACGCAACAACGGCGCGTGCGGAACCGACAGGAAAAATCTTTTACTAAAACTGTTGTATCGCGCGCAAGCAAAGTTAAAAAAATGGCGAATATCAAACTTGAGAATATTGTAAAACGCTACGGTGATGTCGTAGCGGTTAAGGATTTCAATCTGGAGGTTGAAGACAAAGAATTCGTCGTTTTTCTCGGACCCTCCGGGTGTGGCAAAACGACGACACTCCGTCTTATCGCAGGTTTAGAAAATCCTGAAGAGGGCGATATCTTCATCGACGGACAGCGTGTTAACGATCTCTCCCCTGCCGACCGGGACATCGCTTTTGTCTTTCAATTCTATGCGCTTTACCCACATCTCAGTGTCTACGATAACATCGCTTTTCCCCTCAAAGCGGTGAAAGTCGCGCCCTCGGAAATTGATGACCAGGTGAAGCGGGTTGCCGAAATCTTGCAAATATCGGGCATGCTGAACCGGAAGCCGAGTGTCCTCAGCGGTGGCGAGATGCAACGCGTCGCGCTCGGACGCGCCATGGTGCGTCAGCCGAAGGTGTATCTGCTGGATGAACCTATGGCGAATTTAGATGCGAAAATTCGTGTTGACACCCGCGCCGAGATTAAGCGACTCCAACACGAAATCGGCGCGACGACCATCTTTGTAACGCATGACCAGGTTGAAGCGATGTCCCTTGCAGATAGGATCGCTGTTATCCACGAAGGGGTGCTGCAGCAAATTGGCACACCGCATGAAGTCTACAATAAGCCGCAGAGTCTCTTTGTCGCGGGATTTATGGGAATGCCTACCATGAATCTCTTGGACGCAGACGTCATCGGACGCAACGGAGAATCCGTTCTACGTTTGAACCACACCGAGGTCTATTTTCGCCTTTCCCGAGAACGGCAAGCCGCTATCACTTCAGGCACTGTGGAAAACGGTTTGGTGTTCGGCATTCGGCCCGAACATATCACAGCTACGAATCAGTCGGGCGAACACACAATCTCTGCTGATGTGCATCTCGTTGAGCCGCTGGGTCCGGTAAATATCCTTGACCTCCGTCTCGGCACGCATTCGGAGACGCAAGACCCGATTCTGCTCCGAGTCAGGACACACCCAACATTTCAAGTTGCGGTGGGGGATACTGTCTGGTTAAATTTTGACGAAGCGGAAATGCACCTCTTTGACCGAGGGACAGAACGCGCCGTCTGGGTAGAATAGCCGCCAGCAATCGGCGGTCAGCAAAAAAAATGGAAGGAAAAAACAATACAATGAAAATACCGTGTCGTTTGGCGGCTTTTGACTTGGATGGAACACTCCTCAATAGTGAACACGCCTTATCACCGGGAAACCGGGACGCGCTTCGGGAGCTCGCGGCGAAAAATGTGCTGGTGGTGTTAATCTCTGGGAGGATGCACCGCTCTATCAAACCGATCAGCGATGAGATCGGGCTTGAAAATCCGATTATCTCTTACAATGGTGGGATGGTGAAACATGCGGCGACGGGTGAGGTGTATCATCATACACCGGTTCCAGCGAATTATGCGATGGCGGTCGTCGGTGACTGTGTTGAACAGAACTTACATCTCAACTTCTGTTTAAATGACGAGCTTTATGTCGCTGAACGGAACGCATGGAGCGACCTCTACGAGGCGCGAACCGGTGTGCCTGCCACACCTGTAGGCGACCTACGCGAGTTAGCCGGGGAAACCCCCACAAAGTTACTCATCATCCACACACCCGAAACATTAAAACCGCTCTTAGACAATTTTCAAACCAATTATGCAGAGAAGCTTTACGTCACGCAGACCCAAGCAGAATATATTGAATTTATGAATCCAGGGGTCGCTAAGGGACGCGCACTAACAGCCCTCGCCAATCGATGTGATATTGCGATGGAGACAGTTGTCGCTTTCGGTGATAGTTACAATGATGAAAGTTTACTCAAAACAGCAGGGTTCGGCATAGCAATGGCAAACGCTGTGCCACCCATCCGTGCGTGTGCCGATCATATTACGACAACGAATGACGATGACGGCGTTGCGAAAGCGATATGGGAATTGATTCTCTGAAACGTTGAATTGTGTTCCCTCAAGTTACTCTCCAGTCGGGTGACCATTGTGCGCACGGTTATTGTCTGGGATTGATGTCGTGAAACTTTTTGTAGGGAATATCCGCCACGAGTACGTAGGAGTTTCCTTCCTGTTTCAACGACATTTGAACGGAGTTAACGGAAAATTCAAAATACTTTGCCAGCACTTCTGCTAACTCATGATGCAGTCTTGTCATAAAGCGGTCATCTACATCGAGTCGGTCTTGTGTAATGACAAGTTTCAGGCGCTGCTTGGCGATGCTACTCGACTTCGGCTTGCGCCCGAATAATTGTTTTATGCTGAGATTCATAGAAAAACTCCTTATCTATTTCTGGTGAACCAATTAACAATATTTGAAAGAAAGCCTTTCTGCTCTAAGTCGGGTATCGGAATTCGCTGTCCCGTGAGCCTGCGTGCGATGCGCATATAAGCCTGTGAACCGGGGGAAGCGTCTTCGTACACTAAAGGGATCCCGCGATTCGTAGAAGTAATCACACCAATGTCTTCAGGAACAATACCGATCAGGTCGATGTTGAGGATATCCAAGACATCTTCTTGGTCCATCATGCTACCATTTCCAACGAGCTGCGGCGAGAACCGATTTAGGATGAGATTGATGGGTTCGATGCCGCCGTGTTGCAGCAACCCGATAATCCTGTCGGCATCCCGAATCGCGGAGACATCTGGTGTCGTGACAACGACAGCTTCATCCGCTCCCGCGGAGGCATTGCTGAAACCGCGCTCAATGCCTGCGGGCGAGTCAATCAACACAAAATCGTGTGCCGCCTTCAACTTGTCACAAATCGCTTTCATTTGTTCGGGTTGGATGTCGTCCTTGTTGTTTTTCTGTGAGGCTGCCAGTAGCATTAACCCATCGACGCGTCGATCTTTCACAAGTGCTTTGCCGAGTTCACACTGTTTCTCAATCACATCCATTGAGGTATAAACAATCCGACTTTCAAGTCCCATCACGATATCGAGGTTCCGAAGCCCGACATCGGCGTCAACAACCACGACAGTTTTGCCGAGAAGCGCGAGTGCTGTTCCTAAATTAGCGGTACAGGTTGTTTTTCCAACGCCTCCTTTTCCTGACGTTACTACGATTACTTTGCCCATAATTCGAAACCTCCTCTGTTAAAACTTAACAAATTTTTCAACGATAATTACATCTTCTACCCCGATCCGCGCGATTTCTGGATACCCACGGGATTTTTGGTTAATAGGTCTATGACTGATGAAGTCGCCGATTTGGAGTTGAACGGGTACTAAATCCATAGAGATGATTACAGCGGACAGTCGACCACTTATACCAGCGTGTGCGTTCCCGCGCAACGCGCCAAGGACAACAATATCTCCCCCAGCTCGGACTTCTGCCCCGGAATTGACATCGCCGTAGATAATGAGGCTTCCTTGCGGGTAATCTTCTGATTGCCCCGAGCGAATTGTATGCGGTATAATCCTTGAAGGTTCGCTATCACGGGTGTGCTGCGGGTCCGTTCTTTGCGGAAGTGCATGCGTGGTGGGTGCGGCAGCGATAGGTGGAGGCGCCTGCTCATCAAAGGCTTCAATACTCCGTATCTTCAGATTATAAGTCTCCTGAAGTTTGGATTTTAAATACTCCATTTCCTCCTTTTTCAACGTCGGACCCTTCAGGTCAATCTGCACAGATGCCCCGTTGAGAGGTTGATTCATCCGGGACATTTCCTCTTGAATCGCTTCTTCGACGTCCGCGATAGACAGATGGGGCCTAATAATTAGGTGTAAGCCATCCCTATATGCTCTAAGGGCTACAATAGAGTTTGTCATTTTTTTTTTTTCTTCCTAGCATTCATTTGTCAGTCGTCGGTGCGATGAATCAACGGTATGAGGTCTCCCTTATGGGCTTCCCCGTTTGCGATAAACCTTTCCGTCTCCCTCGCAGCGAGAGTTAAGAGGTGTTTTTGATAGGGGTTTTTGCAATGTAATACAAGGACTGGAAATGTAATACTAAAGAACGGATTTAATCTATTCCCAGACTAAATCCGGTGTTTCTGCGGATTTCCCCGTTTAACGGCACCTGCTTGTAACTGATAACTGAAAACTTTTCCTCTGATTGCTATTTTACCAACTGTGCCAAAACATAAGGTCCTTCAGGAATCACTGCGATTTGAGCATCTGTGCCATATCGGGTTAAAATCTCTTCGATACCTTCTTGGGCACTTTTCAAAGGATGCACGAACAACTTTACACGTTGATGATACGGAATGCCATCCGTGTAGAAATAGATATCTGCCTTCCGCGCCACCTTTGCGAGTTCTTCTAATTGCCACTGGTCAATAACAAAGTTTGCTGGATTGTAAAGCCCTTGCACAAATGCGGTTAAGTCATCGGTTTTGAAAATCAGGTCTGTAAACGGCTTGCTACCGATACCTTCGCTGCATGCCGCGACGAGCAAGATACTGCCGCCTTGCTTAACGATCTCAACGGCGGTCAGCAAGCCTTTGATGGCTTGATAGAACGTTGCGTCTAAAGGAGACCCTGCGCTTGAAACAACGACCGCATCTGCGGCTGTCGGTAGCGTCACCTTGGCGTGTTTCTCAACAAACTGCGCCCCGACCCGGTGAGACGCAACCATATCGCCTGCGAAAATACCTGTGATTTCGCGGTGCTTATCAATGGCAACGTTTAAATTAAAGTCAGCTCCAGCCATCAGGGCGATTTCCGTGGCTTCCATGTGGAACGGATTCCCGTCCAAGATACCCACAGCGGATTTGGGATGTTCCATCAGTTCGGGACCGTGCATCACCTTCATCGTCTCAATTGAGGCGATGCCTGGGCAGATAGCCTTTCTACCGCCAGAGTAGCCTGCCATCAGGTGGGGCTCAATGAGACCGGTGATAATTTTCAAATCCGCTTCGAGATAGGTTTTGTCGATATGAACAGGGGTGCCGTTCTGTGTTGTGCCTAAATATGTATGCGTCTCTATTTTCTGCGAGAGATGGTTGACGATACGATACGTCTCCATGATGTCGCGTCCAACCATCGTTTCGAGTTCTTCTGCGTTATTCGGACGATGAATGCCAGTCGCAATAAGGATTGTAATTTTCGAGCGTGGGATGCCAGTCCGTTCGAGTGTTTCCAGTATTGGCGGGAGAAGCACTTTGTTCGGCACGGGTCGAGTGATGTCAGAGATCACGATGCATGCCGACTCGCGCCCTTTTGCAAGCTCAGCCAAGGGGGGTGAGGTGATAGGCTGAGCCAGTGCTTCTTGTACGGCTCTATCTCTATCCGGCAACGGAACGCTTTCCGAGATTTCAAGAACCCCGGCTACATTCTTGTCGGCAATCTCAATCGGTAGTGTTCCGGTCCCATATCTCATTTCGACGCGCATGTCAGATGTTCCCTCAGATTGGCTATAGTGTTAGCAGGTCAGGCAATTAGAAAAGCAAACCCCTATAAGTATTATAACGTTTTTTCTTAAAAAAAGCAAATTTTTTTCGTCTTTGTCATAATCTGTAGATTTTGCATCATAATTTGCCGCTTATACGCAAGATTTGCTATGACAAAAGCAGTTTCTGTTACTGACAACTGAAAATAGCGTCGGGATTCGGAGATCCCTCCTACAGAAAAACTGATGGCTATAAAGCGTTTGACTTTTTTGACGCGATGTGTTAGAATCTATGAATAAGATTTATCGTTCTAACCGATAAAATTCTCGAGACGGATTGCGGGCAAAATCTACAAACAGAACGGAGTGAGACTGACATGCATCGTATCGAAGTTACCACCAAACCGAACGGTGCGGGACGTAATTGGCTGGAAGTTGGACATTTTGAAACAGATACGCTGGGTCGCAAACAGTGGATTAAAAAGAAC
This Candidatus Poribacteria bacterium DNA region includes the following protein-coding sequences:
- a CDS encoding TonB-dependent receptor, with amino-acid sequence MGLPVPPFREWFRIGNLLLLVLSIGLVIGEADADNHETQQTVKITGTVVDNDTEMPIAEVSIRVVDTQIRVKTNETGAFSLELPSGTYKIHASAPFYNTFVITDFQVSTGEVPVPFHIKLTAQVVKLDAIKLPVRLSQSSERGLLEKRMRSSRIEDSISTEEISRLPASSAGEAIKRVTGVSIVGGRYVFVRGLGERYSNTLLNNVEIPSPEPNRRVVPMDIFPASLLASLQTVKTFSPDQPGGFAGGSVQVFTKDFPEELTMSLSMSSGFNTQATGEDGLTYPGGGFDFLGFDDGSRALPSIVEDQAADLPIRERGRFTPLGFTPQEIQEFGQSFSNVWSPERRQVPINQGYKFSLGNRNKVLGKEFGYLGVISYGNSHSYGTQVRNAFRIGLNETLSPVTSYNVERSGNEVDWGSVLNASLRFSPQHRLSIRTLFTHTAEDETRTWEGFNADRNTDMRSTRLRYVERQLFSGQLAGTHDFNFGEPVLEDPERPDVFMEWRLTYSRASRDEPDTRENIYEDRGNGTYTFRDVTHSGSRFFFDLEDDEYNARLDWKIPLGAEGVFKFGGLLRDRSRTFDVRRFRFLPADRVDATVNLSDPPEILFQIQNIAPRIFELRESTRSTDNYLADHNIYASYLMLDLPITAKWQVMTGVRLESSDQTVTTYDPFAASRKEIEANLETLDWLPGLNVTYRLTERMNLRLAASRTITRPDFRELAPFEFTDFVGGRTILGNPDLERTQINNFDFRWETFPQIGGILAVSAFYKRFQKPIEQIVQPQAEVRITYENAEGANNYGLELEARQNLGVLTETLRKFSINTNAALISSQVVLPEDVGIQTSSERPLQGQCPYIVNVSIGFEDPNWGISSAIAYNIFGRRLSEVGNHGVPDVYEQPRGQLDVSFSRTVANYFKFSVSAKNLLDPYVHYKIGDATYLEYKLGRSFSFGISYNL
- a CDS encoding phosphatidate cytidylyltransferase, whose protein sequence is MLSELLRKSIHLSGFILPVIYLFLDQRTMLILIGGLTGFALAVELMKWLSPSFGEFFFQIFASLLRTHERKGAMTGATYYLISAFLCIFFFTKTLAIVCIFFMILGDLAAALVGKKWGRTKLLGKKSLEGSAACFVVCALIALVKLNPVIAIIGALVATIVELIPLPIDDNLTVPLVSGAVMHFLMQGFF
- a CDS encoding ABC transporter ATP-binding protein, whose protein sequence is MANIKLENIVKRYGDVVAVKDFNLEVEDKEFVVFLGPSGCGKTTTLRLIAGLENPEEGDIFIDGQRVNDLSPADRDIAFVFQFYALYPHLSVYDNIAFPLKAVKVAPSEIDDQVKRVAEILQISGMLNRKPSVLSGGEMQRVALGRAMVRQPKVYLLDEPMANLDAKIRVDTRAEIKRLQHEIGATTIFVTHDQVEAMSLADRIAVIHEGVLQQIGTPHEVYNKPQSLFVAGFMGMPTMNLLDADVIGRNGESVLRLNHTEVYFRLSRERQAAITSGTVENGLVFGIRPEHITATNQSGEHTISADVHLVEPLGPVNILDLRLGTHSETQDPILLRVRTHPTFQVAVGDTVWLNFDEAEMHLFDRGTERAVWVE
- a CDS encoding HAD family phosphatase, which produces MEGKNNTMKIPCRLAAFDLDGTLLNSEHALSPGNRDALRELAAKNVLVVLISGRMHRSIKPISDEIGLENPIISYNGGMVKHAATGEVYHHTPVPANYAMAVVGDCVEQNLHLNFCLNDELYVAERNAWSDLYEARTGVPATPVGDLRELAGETPTKLLIIHTPETLKPLLDNFQTNYAEKLYVTQTQAEYIEFMNPGVAKGRALTALANRCDIAMETVVAFGDSYNDESLLKTAGFGIAMANAVPPIRACADHITTTNDDDGVAKAIWELIL
- the minE gene encoding cell division topological specificity factor MinE — translated: MNLSIKQLFGRKPKSSSIAKQRLKLVITQDRLDVDDRFMTRLHHELAEVLAKYFEFSVNSVQMSLKQEGNSYVLVADIPYKKFHDINPRQ
- the minD gene encoding septum site-determining protein MinD encodes the protein MGKVIVVTSGKGGVGKTTCTANLGTALALLGKTVVVVDADVGLRNLDIVMGLESRIVYTSMDVIEKQCELGKALVKDRRVDGLMLLAASQKNNKDDIQPEQMKAICDKLKAAHDFVLIDSPAGIERGFSNASAGADEAVVVTTPDVSAIRDADRIIGLLQHGGIEPINLILNRFSPQLVGNGSMMDQEDVLDILNIDLIGIVPEDIGVITSTNRGIPLVYEDASPGSQAYMRIARRLTGQRIPIPDLEQKGFLSNIVNWFTRNR
- the larA gene encoding nickel-dependent lactate racemase encodes the protein MRVEMRYGTGTLPIEIADKNVAGVLEISESVPLPDRDRAVQEALAQPITSPPLAELAKGRESACIVISDITRPVPNKVLLPPILETLERTGIPRSKITILIATGIHRPNNAEELETMVGRDIMETYRIVNHLSQKIETHTYLGTTQNGTPVHIDKTYLEADLKIITGLIEPHLMAGYSGGRKAICPGIASIETMKVMHGPELMEHPKSAVGILDGNPFHMEATEIALMAGADFNLNVAIDKHREITGIFAGDMVASHRVGAQFVEKHAKVTLPTAADAVVVSSAGSPLDATFYQAIKGLLTAVEIVKQGGSILLVAACSEGIGSKPFTDLIFKTDDLTAFVQGLYNPANFVIDQWQLEELAKVARKADIYFYTDGIPYHQRVKLFVHPLKSAQEGIEEILTRYGTDAQIAVIPEGPYVLAQLVK